DNA from Daucus carota subsp. sativus chromosome 1, DH1 v3.0, whole genome shotgun sequence:
GAAGAGCCCGTACTGCAGAATTCTGCAGTAAATGCTGACAACAATGTTGACATGGAAGTGCAAGAAGAGCCCGGGGTGCAGAATTCTGCAGTAAATGCTGAGAGGGTTGAACAATTAAGTGGTCCAGTTGAAGGGACTGCCATTGGCCGGGTGAGCTCTTCTGGGGGAGATGGTGATTTTGTGTTATTGCAGGGGCATGAAGTTAACTCTGAATGACCGGGTGAGCTCTTCTAGAGAAGATAGTGATTTCGGGTGATGGCAGAGACATGGAGTTCTCCGAGTTTACATGTCTACTcgataatattatgaataagtACTGAAAAACCTTTGAACACTTTATGAGCCCTTTTGATTGATCGTCATATTGATGATGCCAAAAGTAAGTTACAAGATTCACAAACTCATACTGATAATACCATAACTAGTTGCTAGAACTACAGACTCTTCTTGCGAGGAAGATGCAAGAGATTCAAAAAGCTTTTAAAAGCTTTTGGAACTATGCGCGCAAAGCTTATATTTGGCTACATTAGAAATGATCGTCCATTTTGACAATATTATTTGTAAGGTTGAGACTTGTATGGATACCTTAGTATCTTATCtgttatttgattttgatcCTTGTTCTTCAAGTCTGGTAACTTTATGTTATCTTTATGTTATCATGTTTATTTGGTTAGTGCTGAATTGCTTACGGCTCtactaattttatttggagtCTTTAACTCTTCCTATTTTTCGATTAAAACTTTCACAGAGAAATCATATACTGGCTGCTGGTTTATTGGTCCATTTGGATTAGCTCAATTATCTCTTATATAACTTGAACTTTATTAATTTACACACTCTGTGAAGTGTGAATAATGCATGCATCTATTGTAAGTACTAacaaagatactccctccgttcaaGCTTTTGCACTCTGTTGCCAAGTCTGGGACTTGATTTGCTCAAAAAATGTGTCCTTGCAAACCACTTATCAACCAAATATTCTGTCTATTGAGgtaattatttgataatatattttaacatgtcttttttattataactaaaacataattaaatattttcagtAAAAAAATATCTCTACGACATAATAAATTCATAAGTCGAGTTTAGTTATTAGAAATCATTTAACATGCATAatgaaaacataaaatttaataagaaaaaaaattcagtttttttttttgaacaaaaaataaaagaaataattaacttgGATCActagttttttttacatattttattagaCAACCGCTTTTTGATTAGGTAACAGATTTTATTGACtccaattttattaataataactgTGCACCAAAATAACACCTctcaaaattttgtaatttatctTAAGAGGTTGAATGCATGGCAAATACCACACACTACTAGGGTTTCAGAGGGAGAGTAAAATGACGAAGAAGAAACTGAGATTCACCACTCCAACTCCCACCGTACAAGCCGAAGGCGAAGACCGCATAAGTGATTTACCCGATGAACTCATCCATCACATTCTCTGGTTCTTAGATGTGCAAACTGCAGTACAAACCTGCATTCTCTCCAAACGATGGAAGCCTGTGTGGACTACTCTTCCGTTTATCAATTTCACGAGATACGATCAACTACACGGTGAATACATTCGAGGCAGCACTTTCAATTCTTTTCGATGTCTCTTCTTGGATAGCTTCACTGCCGAGATGAACTTGTTTGACAAGTTTTTCTCCCACCGAAACCATGATTCACGCATATTCAAATTGTACCTCTCGTTTTTCTTTGTTCCGCCCTCGAATTTGGTTCACAAGTTTATCAATTACGCAATTTCGCGTCAAGTGCAGGACTTGAACGTGCATATACCAGAATTTGTTACTGATTTATCGACCTTTAATTCTGCTTCTGTGGAGAAACTGACTCTGAGTCTCGATTTTTGTAAGGTGTTCAAATTCTCGGATTGTTGGGATTTACCTGCTTTAACAACTCTACGCTTGATACTCCCTTCGTTAAGCCCTGGCGGAATAAGTATTCCTGAATTATATTTGATCTGTTTGCCTTCTTTACAGACTCTGTTTCTCGATCGAATTGAGTTACCAGATTCTCTTGATTTGCCTGATTTAGTAACTCTCTATCTCGCACGGTGCAAATTGCCCTCTGAAATTGGGGATTTCTCGGCTTTATCAACTCTCATACTTGATGATGTGGAATTCCAGGAAAATGAGACGAATTTATTCCCTGCACTTGTCAATCTTCGGAATCTCACCTGGTTTTTCCGCCAAGGATTAATCAAGGCAGATTGTGTTATAAATTGTCCTCAATTGGTGAACCTGAATATCTATGCCTATACCTATGTGACTGCGTTTAATAATCATTCTGGTAATTTTATACTTGTGGCGCCTAAAATCCGCAATATTAGCTGTGTTGGTTTATTCCCAATCACATTTGGACTATCTCAGTTGGAGAGTGTGAATATGAAAATAAGGGATAGAACTGATGGAAGAAAGATTATTCCAGGATCTAAGTTGATGAATATATATTATCGTGGATTTACTTATATGTTTCAGTCTCTGGGTAGTACAAAGATTCTTACTCTCGACTTGGAGACCATTGAGGTATAGTTCTACTTGATTCTTTTCTGCTATAGTAATTAAGATATTGCATCTTTGTTATCTTTTCTTCAATTGAAGATAATTTCATTGAAATTGATTGGTCATTCGTCGGAGAATgttattattaattgataatgGTTAAAAATTTTGGATGGCAATGCTACAATTTCATCAATTTTGTTCTGTTATTTCCTAGGTTTTATCTTCTATTTCAGACTCTCTCGTAAATTCTCCTCCTCCATTCTATAACTTAGAGTATGTGAAGGTGCCAGAAGGATGTAAAGAATCGAGTCTGTCGACTGACCTTAAATGCTACTTGCTTGGTCGCTCTCCAGAAGCTACTATTGTCACTAAATTGCCTCAGGTACTATAATCCAAGCCTGTTGATCTACATGTATATTCTAAGCCTGTTGATCTACATGTATAATCGAAGATGATTTAAATTAAGAGGCTAAGATGCCGTTTtatgtgtcaaaaaaatatttttagcgCATCAATTATTTAACTTGTGTCAGCTTGCTAGGTGGTCTTGCTGCTATAGAACTAACTGCTCCCAGTAGTTCAATCTTTCTTAAAATACTTTTCCCTTTTTCTATAGAAATCGGCTAGGAGAACTGATGTTAGGTATCCAATCTTCTGATttgtttttcagaaaaatattgttcCTCATAGTGAGGCAGCTTCAGTGACAGCTCGGAATGCAGTGCTGCATAAGTCCTTGAAATCCCCAATAAACATGTTGGTTTGTCCTGAAAACCTAAATAAAACTGTGTGCATTGACACTTTGGACATGGGGGTGCAAGAGAAGATGGCACAGAATTATGTAGTAAGTGCTGAAAGGGTTACACAAATTGATGCTCCAGTTGAAGATAGTGATAGAATTAGCTCCTTCGGGTTATGGCAGGGTCACGAGGTTAAATCCGAGTTTGTATGTCTACTCGATCTTATAAAGACAAAGTACCCAGAAACCTTTGAGAATTTTACTACCAACAACAAGAGAGCTAGTACAACGAAGCTAAATATGTTGTGCACCTCAGTAAATGACTTTATTAAAATCTCTCTGAGTGATATCGATACTGAGATGATTGCTGTGTACAGGGACGTATTTTCCTGCTTAAAGCAATTTGGATTCAACGTAGGATGGCTTGTGAGCCGTCTGAAATATGTAGAACAGCTCCAATTTTCACAGCCTCTACTTTCCGAGCTTCATGCAATTGACTGTCATATTGAGGATGCAAAGAGTAAGCAAGATATGCAGGTCCGTGTTAGCAACACAGGAAGTAAATTGCAAGATCTACAGAACCTTGGTGCTGCCAAGGTGCAACAGATTCAGAATGCTTGTGGAGCAAAAGGTAAAAACCTTGTTGTTGGCTACGTTGGAGATGATCTATTTTCTGATCCCTAATTTTTCAAGAATGGTCTGAATCTTTTTGGCAATGTGTTGATAATGTGCTTCAGAATATATATCTTCTCAGAGTTTGAGCTGCCCTTAGTTATATTCAGTGTCATTCAGGCGTTCTAgctattttttttgttagaagACAATTTTTTGCATAATTGGTACATTCGATTGCAAATAATAGTAGGAATTTCAGAGTAACCGGCTAAACCAACTGCTTGTGTTTATAAACTTTATGGGCCTGATTTATAtctccttttttttatttttacaaaaaatattttattattgttcaATAAAATACAGGAACACATTTATTTTTAGGTTCGactatatttaattgttttattaaaaCGTGAAAGAGTGAAATTTTGAAAAgcattttgttttatatatgttctaaacTACCTACCTAGATGGCCAAGAAGACAAGTGTGACTGTATGAGCTAAACTATAGCATCACTACACCATAACTGGCCTTCTGCAACAATTTTCCTCAACGTTGCTGTAGATGACGTTGCCATAGCTATACATTAATCTAGCTAGTTACAACAATTTCTCATTATGTTAGCATTGGTATGAATAAACTGTTGCCAAAAAATTgtataatcaaaaaaattatttttaaataaaaattatttgaattcagtattttatatatgtgcgGGTCCCACTTGGGTGTCACACTGCTGCTCATGTGGCATATGAGTCACCCTTAAGGGACCCCCTACCGCTGATGTGGCGTATGAGTCACCAATACAGGACCCACTACTGTTGATGTGTCAAAACTTGCCTAAATATTAGAGAGTCATCGGAGTCGAACCCATGACCTCCAACATATGAGCACACGGTGCATACCACTACACCACAACTGTGGTTGTTTAATATTTAACATCACTTAGATATAACCACATATCTATTTTTAGTTAAACAAAAGCCAATTTCACAATTTTAGTTCAACAAGCACGCTTTCGAAAAATTGGAGCTCCAAGTCAAAGAGGCACGACACTGACCCCCATTTCTCAAAGTCGAGCTGAAAACTAGGGTTTGAAAGAGGTGAAAATTAGGGTTCGAAAGCTGCAAAGGGAGAGTTGGAAAAGGGAAGAAAGCTTCAAGCTCAGAGCTAAGGGAGGGTTAAAGCTTTATTAGTTCTTCAATTAGGGCTGAATTTGATCTTCATCTTTGATTTAAGGTACATTCTTACTCGATTTTGTATcctgtatgtgtatatgtatatgtctgtgtatatatgtgtatatcttgctttatttgttaattttgtgtGTATACCTATGTGCATCTGCAGTtgctctctctctttctctctctctctctccccctctctctgtctctcgctctctccctctctctctctctctccctctctctctctctctctgtctctttctatgtctctctccccccctctctctgtcCCTCTTTGATTATacacatttttacttaaataatcCAATTTTACATTAGTTCTAGGTCTTCTGGTTCCGCATAATGTTTTAAGAATTTTAGAGCAGCCATGGGGGTTCCTGCTGCACTTGGTCTTGATCCAGTGATGAAAAATTCAGGTAGACCAAGTGTCAATGCCTATTTTTCATCATCATCTCCTCTTTCTTGcttccagaagctctagtccaTTCTTTTGTTTAATTGAGATTTTGATTCATGCTTTTAAATGATATCCACAATACTATGCAGCATACCAGGAGTTGTTGGTGAGTAATAAAAGATTGTCTTAAAGTACTCTGTCTCACtaagaaataaattaatgaaTGTTAATGTTGAAAATATGTCATGATTATGTTAGTAGTGGTTTATGCAGACCCTTTGTTTTCGTTCTCTACATTCACCATTTTGTATTTACACCTTTTAATCCTCCTATTGTTTCTTGTATTCTACAGCATATGGGAGCAGTATTTCCTCAAAGATCTGAGAATGCACCAGTTTTTACACCTCCTCAAACACAACCTCTCTCGTCGTATCCGCAGAATCTGCGAAATTCTGAACCTGGACAAGAAGCAGCTGAGACTTCTGCAGAGTCTGAGTTTCCAACATTGAGGTACACTGACACTGCTCAACTCTTTTTGAATTTCGCAAAGACAAATTTTTGCAAATTGTTAAGTgccttaaataaataattatctcATATATCCTCTGCACCTTGTTTTCCCATGCTTGTGTAAGTTTTTTCTTGAAGTTTACAAGGTTTCAATATTGGTTTACTGTGCACAGCTGATTTGTTATTGAATTACTTAATAAATTGGTTCGTTGTGTTCAACACCGAGCATTGTTTGTATACATGTTCTTATCTCTTTGTTGCTAATACtataaattttctatttcaatttttttcttttagtttGACAGAAATTCAGAATGCACATGGTATTATGGACGTTCTTTCAGAAATGTTGAGTGCGATAggtctagagaataaggaggtAATTAGTGGCATTATATAGTTTAGTTATATTACTTTTTCTGTGATTTCCATCAATTTTTTGAAGCGGAGAGGTAAGGTTTGTGCTTTACAACCTTAGAAAATTGGTGTGCAAATTATCTGGTTTACCTCACTGTGACAAAATATTGAG
Protein-coding regions in this window:
- the LOC108221166 gene encoding TOM1-like protein 9, yielding MGAVFPQRSENAPVFTPPQTQPLSSYPQNLRNSEPGQEAAETSAESEFPTLSLTEIQNAHGIMDVLSEMLSAIGLENKEGPRHLMS
- the LOC135147226 gene encoding F-box/FBD/LRR-repeat protein At1g78750-like, encoding MTKKKLRFTTPTPTVQAEGEDRISDLPDELIHHILWFLDVQTAVQTCILSKRWKPVWTTLPFINFTRYDQLHGEYIRGSTFNSFRCLFLDSFTAEMNLFDKFFSHRNHDSRIFKLYLSFFFVPPSNLVHKFINYAISRQVQDLNVHIPEFVTDLSTFNSASVEKLTLSLDFCKVFKFSDCWDLPALTTLRLILPSLSPGGISIPELYLICLPSLQTLFLDRIELPDSLDLPDLVTLYLARCKLPSEIGDFSALSTLILDDVEFQENETNLFPALVNLRNLTWFFRQGLIKADCVINCPQLVNLNIYAYTYVTAFNNHSGNFILVAPKIRNISCVGLFPITFGLSQLESVNMKIRDRTDGRKIIPGSKLMNIYYRGFTYMFQSLGSTKILTLDLETIEVLSSISDSLVNSPPPFYNLEYVKVPEGCKESSLSTDLKCYLLGRSPEATIVTKLPQKNIVPHSEAASVTARNAVLHKSLKSPINMLVCPENLNKTVCIDTLDMGVQEKMAQNYVVSAERVTQIDAPVEDSDRISSFGLWQGHEVKSEFVCLLDLIKTKYPETFENFTTNNKRASTTKLNMLCTSVNDFIKISLSDIDTEMIAVYRDVFSCLKQFGFNVGWLVSRLKYVEQLQFSQPLLSELHAIDCHIEDAKSKQDMQVRVSNTGSKLQDLQNLGAAKVQQIQNACGAKGKNLVVGYVGDDLFSDP